The Lagopus muta isolate bLagMut1 chromosome 8, bLagMut1 primary, whole genome shotgun sequence genome contains a region encoding:
- the OBSL1 gene encoding obscurin-like protein 1 isoform X2, protein MESHGAAPRFLAYPRAFTAQSGSDAMLRCQIAGDPRPSVLWEKDTALIQPSGRFCMEAKGDVYSLRVSCVTPQDGGLYVCKAKNCIGETYAAATLRVEAGEHQQEEEEEGHAGSRAPTFLVGPSSVRVCRGEDVTFSCRVLGQPCPLLEWEKDGCKLCDLFESSHFAVGRQPEDWHYLKLFGVRPPDAGVYVCRARSGSKEALAAAVLLVEPWYSPSDSTQPWQQRHGSTDTWAPAPNGTPRAKAFAVSAGKHAKFRCYVTGKPKPEIIWQKDGKVVAPGRRHLVYEDREGYFILKVLYCRPRDQGLYVCTASNTAGQTLSAVQLQVKEHRLRFQVPLEDVEVAEREDAVLECQVPLGSIPTSWFLEDRELQPSQKYVMEECGVVRRLTIRDARTDDDGVYLCQMKDRGRSVAEVSVRGLIVKRLPRKLDVMEGENAAFCVETREAMEGICWSRNGLQLHESPRAVLKSFGRTHLLVLVHVTREDAGIICFSVGESLTSSQLRVKCVKRDPPSAPMAAQMSTEQSNAALLTWCPAPDVHHRPPSTYILERREAAGSSWVQCLSTELPGRVQVLGDSVPREADYCFRVCAVNKHGRSDPVEFPGCVHLVPAVRLERGLQDARVRDGEDARFSVELSASVQGEWFLNCTRLQSEESGRFSVQHCGTEHSLIIHSARLRESGTHVTFVASGVRDSARLHVQAPQAHIAPVPEARQLRELLAGQPLLLECEVSPAGAPVHWLKDGEAVVPSETLSIQSEGCWRRLHIPTAVPSDSGTYTCDAGDDTVSFVVTVSEAPVRIVSSNEETPHTYVAGQRVELWCQLSRAEAPVRWYKDGEEVEEGESLVLEREGPRCCLVLPCARPQDTGEFVCDVGGDSVFYTITVAEPPVRIVSSNEAAPHTYVAGQRVELWCQLSRAEASARWYKDGEEVEEGESLVLEREGPRCCLVLPCACPQDAGEFVCDVGGDSVFYTIVVAAPQAHITPVPEAQQLRELLAGQPLLLECEVSPAGAPVHWLKDGEAVVPSETLSIQSEGCWQRLHIPTAVPLDSGTYTCDAGDDTVSFVVTVSEAPVRIVSSNEETPHTYMAGQRVELWCQLSHAKAPVRWYKDGEEVEEGESLVLEREGPRCCLVLPCARLQDAGEFVCDTGDTAASYHVMVAEPRVRILHPVQRSLELPVLAPGHVELRCELSVPDAAVRWFKDGLEVDETNNLRLLADGAWRCLLIPRSSAEDTGEYICESKDEAVSFDVKVTEPPVKILQPQRPPPVVKVSPGETVMLSCELSRADAPVCWAREGVRLEAGGSWVLEEDGAHRRLLIPAAQAEHAGKYFCDAADDAVTFTVQVSDPPIRILEKDALPTCRRCRAMEDLVLEVQLSHAHGEVKWYKDGEKLQDTGHVRLEEDGQRRALVILGATDGDAGEYLCDTRDDSVIFCVTVEAPEPPVSIVGNLGTTEHRCLVAGQDLVLACELSQPDAAVRWLRDGQELQPGERVCIVARGALRELTVRGAQPGDSGYYVCDAASDRMVTSVEVTAQAVRIVNKEEAQSPLEVQEGDSVTLVAQLSPETAVTQWQKDGQMLLSGGRLLVCSEGPARSLTIKQVELGDAGTFLCDAGDDEVYFTLHVKEAPVLFVNKQEEREKLLVLEGGSAVLSAVVSKERADITWLCPQQLMVPSERCQLRCDGRVHSLVLSNVAKEDAGVYTCLSPDDQMQFDISVRELQVKFLRGLSDVRAQQGETVVLWCELCKARGDVVWLKDGRVLEPDARREVRVQGRERSLVLSCVRPEDAGEYCCESNNDRTLATLTVQVRRVVEIIVELQSLMVLEGDDATFKCMVSPEDVAVTWQLDGQPVVPSERLQVARSGLCHSLTMRGCQPGDAATVTANAEGLLSTARLSVQEAQVLFVQKLRDMVAEEQQDVCLEVEVSHEAAEVQWLKQGVLLQPSDKYLMCESGCRRTLTICCVSPSDRGTYRCESLHDRTQAKLSVEPQKVSIRRPLADVETFEKQTATFLLELSHAGVPGVWTRGGVRVKPSATCRVSATGCTHSLTLEGLALEDSGTITFTADTLRCSARLLVREPPISMVKLLQDLEVPEAGTATFECELSRPSAEVKWLKDGMELRPGPHCRMYSAGRRRLLQLNHCALPDAGIYTCEAGDCQASATLRVHEHQVHIMQELQDACVQEGDNAVFMCEVSHGDVLGEWFRDGEKIKVSSTVKIRQEGTRHFLLLCTVRPEDAGAIRFAARMASSEASLKVEVLPIRIVKPLRDKTVLARHKATLECMVSHARGRVRWLRGDTEIFASDKYEICNLDCYRTLIIHCVGREDEDSYTCDAFDDRSTARLLVEGS, encoded by the exons ATGGAGAGCCACGGGGCAGCTCCCCGGTTCCTGGCCTACCCACGTGCCTTCACAGCACAAAGCGGCTCCGACGCCATGCTGAGGTGCCAGATTGCAGGTGACCCCCGGCCCAGCGTGCTCTGGGAGAAGGACACAGCCCTGATCCAGCCTTCAGGCCGCTTCTGCATGGAGGCCAAGGGGGATGTGTACAGCCTACGGGTGTCCTGCGTCACCCCGCAGGATGGCGGCCTCTATGTTTGCAAGGCCAAGAACTGCATTGGTGAGACTTATGCTGCCGCCACGTTGCGAGTGGAGGCTGGTGAGCatcagcaggaggaggaggaggaaggccaTGCTGGCAGCCGAGCTCCCACCTTCCTGGTGGGGCCCTCATCGGTGCGGGTGTGCCGTGGGGAGGACGTGACCTTCTCATGCCGAGTCTTGGGGCAACCCTGCCCGCTGCTGGAGTGGGAGAAGGACGGCTGCAAGCTGTGTGACCTCTTCGAGAGCAGCCACTTTGCAGTGGGCCGGCAGCCTGAGGACTGGCACTACCTCAAGCTGTTTGGAGTCCGACCCCCGGACGCGGGGGTCTACGTGTGCCGGGCACGCAGTGGCTCCAAGGAGgccctggctgcagctgtgctcctggtGGAGCCCTGGTACTCCCCTTCTGACAGCACCCAACCATGGCAACAGCGACACGGGAGCACTGACACCTGGGCACCAGCACCCAATGGCACACCAAGAGCCAAGGCATTCGCTGTCAGCGCGGGGAAGCACGCCAAGTTCCGCTGCTATGTCACCGGCAAGCCCAAGCCAGAGATCATCTGGCAAAAGGATGGCAAAGTTGTGGCCCCCGGCCGCCGGCACCTGGTCTACGAGGACCGCGAGGGCTACTTCATCCTGAAGGTGCTGTACTGCCGACCCCGGGACCAGGGGCTGTATGTTTGCACTGCCTCCAACACGGCTGGGCAGACATTGAGTGCCGTGCAGCTGCAGGTGAAGG AGCACCGGCTGCGGTTCCAGGTGCCATTGGAGGACGTGGAGGTGGCAGAGCGGGAGGATGCAGTCCTGGAGTGCCAGGTGCCACTGGGGAGCATCCCCACCTCCTGGTTCCTGGAGGAccgggagctgcagcccagccagaAGTACGTGATGGAGGAGTGCGGCGTGGTGCGGCGTCTGACCATCCGCGATGCCCGCACCGACGACGACGGTGTCTACCTCTGCCAGATGAAAGACCGGGGCCGCAGCGTTGCTGAGGTCTCCGTCCGAG GGCTGATCGTGAAGAGGCTGCCACGGAAGCTGGATGTGATGGAAGGAGAGAATGCGGCTTTCTGTGTGGAGACGCGGGAGGCCATGGAGGGGATCTGCTGGAGCCGCaatgggctgcagctgcacgAGTCACCACGCGCTGTGCTGAAGAGCTTCGGCAGGACACACCTCCTGGTGCTGGTGCACGTCACCCGTGAGGATGCGGGCATCATCTGCTTCTCTGTCGGGGAGTCACTGACATCCTCCCAGCTCCGCGTCAAAT GTGTGAAGCGTGACCCTCCCAGTGCACCTATGGCAGCCCAGATGAGCACGGAGCAGAGCAACGCAGCCCTCCTGACGTGGTGCCCTGCACCCGATGTGCACCATCGCCCTCCCAGCACCTACATTCTGGAGCGGCGTGAGGcggcaggcagcagctgggtgcAGTGCCTGAGCACTGAGCTGCCCGGCCGCGTGCAGGTGCTGGGTGACAGCGTGCCCCGCGAGGCTGACTACTGCTTCCGAGTCTGTGCCGTCAACAAGCACGGCCGCAGTGACCCTGTGGAATTCCCTGGCTGCGTGCATCTCG tgccagctgtgcGCCTGGAGAGGGGCCTGCAGGATGCACGGGTGCGGGATGGTGAGGATGCACGCTTCTCTGTGGAGCTGTCGGCCTCGGTGCAGGGTGAGTGGTTCCTGAATTGCACAAGGCTGCAAAGCGAGGAGAGCGGGCGCTTCAGTGTGCAGCACTGTGGGACGGAACACTCGCTGATCATCCACTCAGCAAGGCTGAGAGAGAGTGGTACACATGTCACCTTTGTGGCCAGCGGTGTGCGGGACTCggccaggctgcatgtgcaAG CCCCACAGGCCCACATCGCCCCAGTGCCTGAGGCACGGCAGCTCcgggagctgctggcagggcagccGCTGCTGCTGGAGTGTGAGGTGAGCCCGGCGGGTGCCCCTGTGCACTGGCTGAAGGATGGTGAGGCTGTGGTGCCCAGCGAGACCCTGAGCATCCAGTCAGAGGGATGCTGGCGGAGGCTGCACATCCCCACGGCTGTGCCATCGGACTCGGGGACGTACACATGCGATGCTGGGGACGACACCGTGAGCTTTGTGGTGACCGTGAGCG AGGCACCAGTAAGGATTGTCAGCTCCAACGAGGAGACCCCACACACCTATGTGGCCGGGCAGCGTGTGGAGCTGTGGTGCCAGCTGTCCCGTGCCGAGGCCCCAGTGCGCTGGTACAAGGatggggaggaggtggaggagggtGAGAGCCTGGTGCTGGAGCGAGAGGGACCACggtgctgcctggtgctgccctGCGCCCGCCCGCAGGACACAGGGGAATTTGTCTGCGATGTGGGTGGTGACTCTGTCTTCTACACCATTACGGTGGCAG AGCCACCGGTGAGGATCGTCAGCTCCAACGAAGCAGCCCCACACACCTATGTAGCCGGGCAGCGTGTGGAGCTGTGGTGCCAGCTGTCCCGTGCCGAGGCCTCAGCGCGCTGGTACAAGGatggggaggaggtggaggaaggcGAGAGCTTGGTGCTGGAGCGCGAGGGGCCACggtgctgcctggtgctgccctgtgcctgccCGCAGGATGCAGGGGAGTTTGTCTGTGACGTGGGTGGTGACTCTGTCTTCTACACCATCGTGGTGGCTG CTCCACAGGCCCACATCACCCCAGTACCTGAAGCTCAGCAGCTCcgggagctgctggcagggcagccGCTGCTGCTGGAGTGTGAGGTGAGCCCGGCGGGTGCCCCTGTGCACTGGCTGAAGGATGGTGAGGCTGTGGTGCCCAGCGAGACCCTGAGCATCCAGTCAGAGGGATGCTGGCAGAGGCTGCACATCCCCACGGCTGTGCCATTGGACTCGGGGACGTACACATGCGATGCTGGGGATGACACCGTGAGCTTTGTGGTGACCGTGAGCG AGGCACCAGTAAGGATTGTCAGCTCCAACGAGGAGACCCCACACACCTATATGGCCGGGCAGCGTGTGGAGCTGTGGTGCCAGCTGTCCCATGCCAAGGCCCCAGTGCGCTGGTACAAGGatggggaggaggtggaggagggtGAGAGCCTGGTGCTGGAGCGAGAGGGGCCACggtgctgcctggtgctgccctGCGCCCGCCTGCAGGATGCAGGGGAGTTTGTCTGTGACACTGGAGACACTGCTGCCTCCTATCACGTCATGGTGGCAG AGCCACGAGTGAGGATTTTGCACCCTGTGCAGCGCTCGCTGGAGCTGCCAGTGCTGGCGCCAGGGCACGTGGAGCTGCGCTGTGAGCTGTCTGTGCCTGATGCTGCCGTGCGCTGGTTCAAGGATGGGCTGGAGGTGGATGAGACCAACAATCTGCGACTGCTGGCTGATGGTGCCTGGCGCTGCCTGCTCATCcccaggagcagtgctgaggacaCAGGGGAGTACATCTGTGAGAGCAAGGATGAAGCTGTCTCATTTGATGTCAAGGTGACAG AGCCCCCAGTGAAGATCCTGCAGCCACAGAGACCTCCACCTGTTGTAAAGGTGTCCCCAGGGGAGACGGTGATGCTGTCCTGTGAGTTGTCCCGTGCTGATGCACCCGTGTGCTGGGCCAGGGAGGGTGTCCGGCTGGAGGCGGggggcagctgggtgctggaggAGGATGGTGCCCACCGTCGCTTGctcatccctgctgctcaaGCTGAGCATGCTGGAAAATACTTCTGCGATGCGGCTGATGATGCGGTGACATTCACTGTCCAGGTGTCAG ACCCTCCAATCAGGATCCTGGAGAAAGATGCACTGCCAACCTGCCGACGCTGCCGAGCCATGGAGGATCtggtgctggaggtgcagcTGTCACATGCCCATGGGGAGGTGAAGTGGTACAAGGACGGGGAGAAGCTGCAGGACACGGGGCATGTGCGGCTGGAGGAGGATGGGCAGCGCCGGGCACTTGTCATCCTGGGTGCCACAGATGGGGATGCGGGGGAGTACCTCTGTGACACCCGAGATGACAGTGTCATCTTCTGCGTCACCGTGGAAG CCCCAGAGCCACCAGTGAGCATCGTGGGGAACCTGGGCACCACAGAGCATCGCTGCCTGGTGGCTGGGCAGGACCTGGTGCTGGCCTGTGAGCTGTCCCAGCCCGATGCTGCCGTGCGCTGGCTGCGGGAtggccaggagctgcagccaggggaGCGGGTGTGCATTGTGGCCCGTGGGGCACTGCGGGAGCTCACTGTGCGTGGAGCACAGCCTGGGGACTCAGGGTACTACGTCTGTGATGCTGCCAGCGACCGCATGGTGACGAGCGTGGAGGTGACAG CCCAGGCTGTGCGAATTGTGAACAAGGAGGAAGCACAGAGCCCACTGGAGGTGCAGGAGGGAGACAGTGTGACGCTGGTGGCCCAGCTGTCCCCAGAGACAGCGGTAACACAGTGGCAGAAGGATGGGCAAATGCTGCTCTCAGGTGGGCGGCTGCTTGTGTGCAGTGAGGGTCCAGCACGCAGCCTTACCATCAAGCAGGTGGAACTGGGAGATGCCGGCACCTTTCTTTGCGATGCTGGGGACGACGAGGTGTACTTCACACTGCATGTGAAAG AGGCACCGGTGCTGTTTGTGAACAAGCAGGAGGAGCGGGAgaagctgctggtgctggaggGTGGTAGTGCCGTGCTCTCAGCTGTCGTGTCCAAGGAGCGAGCTGACATCACCTGGCTGTGCCCCCAGCAGCTCATGGTACCCAGTGAGCGCTGCCAGTTGCGTTGTGATGGCCGTGTGCACAGCCTGGTCCTCAGCAATGTGGCCAAGGAGGATGCTGGAGTCTACACCTGCCTGTCCCCTGATGACCAGATGCAGTTCGACATCAGCGTGCGGG agctgcaggtgaaGTTCCTGCGTGGGCTCTCGGATGTGCGGGCACAGCAGGGTGAGACAGTGGTGTTGTGGTGCGAGTTGTGCAAGGCCCGTGGCGATGTGGTGTGGCTGAAGGATGGGCGGGTGCTGGAGCCTGATGCACGCCGCGAGGTCCGGGTGCAGGGCCGGGAGCGCTCgctggtgctgagctgtgtgagGCCTGAGGATGCTGGGGAGTACTGCTGTGAGTCCAACAATGACCGCACGCTGGCCACGCTGACGGTGCAGG TGCGCAGAGTGGTGGAGATCATCgtggagctgcagagcctgaTGGTGCTGGAGGGAGACGATGCCACCTTCAAGTGCATGGTGTCCCCCGAGGACGTGGCGGTGACATGGCAGCTGGATGGGCAGCCAGTTGTGCCCAGTGAGCGGCTGCAGGTGGCCAGGAGTGGGCTGTGCCATAGCCTCACCATGCGGGGCTGCCAGCCAGGCGACGCAGCCACTGTGACAGCCAATGCTGAggggctgctgagcacagcccgGCTCAGTGTGCAAG AGGCGCAGGTGCTGTTTGTGCAGAAGCTGCGGGACATGGTGGCCGAGGAGCAGCAGGATGTGTGCCTGGAGGTGGAGGTGAGCCATGAAGCAGCTGAGGTGCAGTGGCTGAAGCAaggtgtgctcctgcagcccagtgACAAGTACCTGATGTGTGAGTCGGGGTGCCGGCGCACCCTCACCATCTGCTGTGTCAGCCCCTCTGACCGTGGCACCTACCGCTGCGAGAGCCTGCACGACCGCACACAGGCCAAGCTCAGCGTGGAAC CCCAGAAAGTGTCAATCCGGAGGCCACTGGCTGACGTGGAGACCTTCGAGAAGCAGACAGCCACCTTCCTGCTGGAGCTGTCTCACGCCGGTGTGCCTGGGGTCTGGACACGTGGTGGTGTGCGGGTGAAGCCCAGTGCCACGTGCCGGGTCAGTGCCACAGGCTGTACACACAGCCTGACACTGGAGGGGCTGGCACTGGAGGACTCAGGCACCATCACCTTCACTGCTGACACTCTGCGCTGCAGCGCCCGCCTGCTCGTGCGGG AGCCTCCCATCAGCATGGTGAAGCTCCTGCAGGACCTGGAGGTTCCAGAGGCAGGGACTGCCACCTTCGAATGCGAGCTGTCCCGTCCCAGCGCTGAGGTGAAGTGGCTCAAG GATGGAATGGAGCTGCGGCCAGGCCCCCACTGCCGCATGTACTCTGCGGGTCGGCGCCGCCTCCTGCAGCTCAACCACTGTGCACTGCCTGATGCTGGCATCTACACCTGTGAGGCAGGTGACTGCCAGGCCTCCGCCACACTGCGTGTCCATG AGCACCAGGTCCACATAATGCAGGAGCTGCAAGATGCTTGTGTGCAGGAAGGTGACAATGCCGTGTTCATGTGTGAGGTGTCCCATGGTGATGTTCTGGGTGAGTGGTTCCGTGATGGGGAGAAGATCAAGGTGTCCAGCACGGTGAAGATACGGCAAGAAG GCACACGGcacttcctgctgctctgcaccgTGCGCCCTGAAGATGCGGGTGCCATCCGTTTTGCGGCCAGGATGGCTAGTTCAGAGGCCAGCCTGAAGGTGGAAG tgctgcccatCCGCATTGTGAAGCCGCTGCGGGACAAGACGGTGCTGGCACGGCACAAGGCGACGCTGGAGTGCATGGTGTCACACGCCCGGGGCCGCGTGCGCTGGCTGCGTGGAGACACCGAGATCTTTGCCAGTGATAAGTATGAGATCTGCAACCTGGACTGCTATCGCACACTCATCATCCACTGTGTGGGACGTGAGGACGAGGACTCGTACACCTGCGATGCCTTCGATGACCGCTCCACCGCACGGCTCCTGGTGGAAG GGAGTTAG